Proteins encoded together in one Psychrobacter sp. 28M-43 window:
- a CDS encoding FAD-dependent oxidoreductase, whose translation MTDATINTVTISKADIPSGGMKSYKQEDDSIILITRDDDEFRAFDGKCPHAGADLGNGLRCGNRVVCPWHHATFDSRDGTLLEPIATKGLTQYELTHDGDNLTVDTSAQVTGQVTGQVENDKLTDTHTIIVGGGGAGFMTADQLRQGGYGGKITLISKEDKAPYNRPLLSKAFLAGKMDEDKLLLGGVDWADNNNIELRLNQTVSEVLPNEATVVIEDNDGNSERQTADFLVVATGAKPNLPPITGAEIDGVYTLRSMSDAKLIKAASHDQRVVIIGTGFIGMETASALAQAGTTASITVIGQGSRVMGNIVSETVSNALIKLHEEKGINFVFDATVNEITKVDRQMDKDGDNNNQAFSNVGGVTLANGEHIDADIVILGTGVSPRTEILSEVNDPDGVQVDAHLQLRDGVYALGDIAKASNQMGRMRIEHWRVALQHGIVTAAAILNDDSVDSLEARIPFFWTMQYGKSLRYSGHAETPDHNILLGTPDTHDYIEYYFDDEGEDTRASAASTLGRDKELVAFSELLRRGHTPTRAQLNAGFDIIEQAHALSR comes from the coding sequence ATGACCGACGCAACGATCAACACAGTCACCATCAGTAAAGCGGATATTCCAAGCGGTGGCATGAAATCATATAAGCAAGAAGACGATAGTATCATTTTAATCACTCGAGATGACGATGAGTTCCGTGCATTCGATGGTAAGTGCCCACATGCAGGTGCGGATTTGGGTAATGGATTACGCTGTGGCAATCGGGTAGTTTGTCCTTGGCATCATGCAACTTTTGATAGTCGTGATGGAACCCTATTAGAGCCGATAGCGACAAAAGGTTTGACCCAGTATGAGCTGACTCATGATGGTGATAATTTGACAGTCGATACCTCAGCTCAGGTAACGGGGCAGGTAACGGGGCAGGTCGAAAATGACAAATTAACTGACACCCATACTATTATCGTTGGTGGTGGCGGTGCAGGATTTATGACGGCCGACCAGTTGCGTCAGGGTGGCTATGGCGGCAAGATTACGTTGATTAGTAAAGAGGATAAGGCTCCTTACAACCGACCTTTATTATCCAAAGCGTTTTTGGCAGGTAAGATGGACGAGGATAAGCTGCTATTGGGCGGTGTTGACTGGGCGGATAATAACAATATTGAGTTACGCCTCAACCAAACGGTTAGCGAAGTGCTACCCAATGAAGCGACCGTCGTCATAGAGGATAATGATGGCAACAGCGAGCGACAAACTGCAGACTTCTTGGTCGTCGCCACTGGCGCTAAACCAAACTTACCACCTATTACAGGTGCTGAGATAGATGGCGTATATACGCTACGTAGCATGAGTGATGCCAAATTAATTAAAGCGGCCAGTCATGATCAGCGCGTGGTAATCATTGGTACAGGTTTTATCGGTATGGAGACCGCTTCGGCATTAGCACAAGCTGGTACGACAGCTTCTATTACAGTGATTGGGCAAGGTAGCCGTGTGATGGGCAATATTGTCTCTGAAACGGTGAGTAACGCCTTAATTAAATTGCATGAAGAGAAGGGCATCAATTTTGTGTTTGACGCAACCGTCAATGAAATTACTAAGGTTGACCGTCAAATGGACAAGGATGGAGATAATAATAATCAGGCTTTCTCAAATGTAGGCGGTGTCACGCTGGCGAATGGTGAGCATATTGACGCCGATATCGTGATATTGGGTACTGGCGTATCTCCACGTACAGAGATATTGAGCGAAGTCAACGATCCAGATGGTGTGCAAGTCGATGCGCATCTACAGCTGCGCGATGGCGTCTACGCGCTAGGTGATATCGCTAAAGCTAGCAACCAAATGGGTCGCATGCGTATCGAGCATTGGCGCGTGGCGCTGCAGCATGGCATTGTCACAGCTGCTGCAATCCTAAATGACGACAGTGTTGACTCATTAGAGGCGCGTATTCCTTTCTTTTGGACCATGCAATATGGCAAGAGCCTACGCTATAGCGGTCATGCCGAGACACCAGATCACAATATCCTACTTGGTACGCCAGATACGCATGATTATATCGAATACTATTTTGATGATGAAGGCGAGGATACACGGGCTAGTGCAGCAAGTACGCTTGGACGTGATAAAGAGCTGGTCGCCTTCTCTGAGCTATTACGCCGTGGTCATACACCGACGCGCGCGCAGCTTAATGCAGGGTTTGACATTATTGAGCAAGCGCATGCATTATCGCGCTAG